Below is a window of Candidatus Eremiobacteraceae bacterium DNA.
TTGTGCGACAGCGTTTTCCAGCGCCTTGTCTTTTTCGGACACCGCGTTCTCCTTCAAAATAATGCGTCCACGTACGACCGAGGGTCGAACGCGCTCAATTGATCCACCGTTTCGCCGAACCCCACATACTTGATGGGAATATCGACTTGATCCATCACCGCGACGATTATCCCGCCTTTCGCTGTGCCGTCTAGTTTCGTCAGGACGACCCCGGTTACTTGCGTCGCATCGTGAAAGAGCCGGGCTTGGGAAAGCGCGTTCTGGCCGGTGGTGGCGTCGAGAACGAGCAGGGTCTCATGGGGCGCACCGGCCACTTCGCGCGCGATCACGCGTCGCATCTTCTTCAACTCTTCCATCAAATTGTGCTTGGTCTGCAGCCGCCCCGCCGTGTCGATGAACACCACATCGATGCCGCGCGCCTTCGCCGCGGCGAGACCGTCGAAGATGACCGCAGCCGGATCGGCCCCTTCCGCGCGCCGGACGATCTCCGCATCGGCCCGTCGAGCCCAGATCTCCAACTGATCCGCTGCCGCGGCCCGAAAAGTGTCGCCCGCGACGAGCATGACGGATTTGCCCCGCTTGTGCTCCTTGGCAGCCAGTTTGCCGATCGTCGTGGTCTTTCCCGAGCCGTTGACGCCGACCACCAGCACGACGTGGGGCCGGCCGGTCTCGATCATGCCGGCAAGCGCTGGGTGGCGCAGATAGTCGCCCAGATCTTCCTTGAATACTTTGACGACATCGGCCGCGACGCGCAGATTGCGCTGCTGCGCGGCGGTCTTGAGCTGGCCGAGGATTTTTTCCGTGGTGGGCACGCCGAAATCGGCGCCGATCATGGTCTCTTCGAATTCTTGCCAGAACGCGTCATCCACCAGTTGACGGCCGATGAGCGAATTCCAATGGCCCTCAAGTTGATTGCGCGTCTTTTCAAGACCGTCGCGAAACGAGTTGAGCCATTGCATCGCATGCGGTTTCGCCCGTTCGGCAGCGCGTTCTTCTACTGCATGCCGGGGCGCCGGCGAACCCCTCGTCGGAATCCGACCCGGGGCGGCCCTAACTTGCGGTTTGCGGCTTCTTTCTCACGTATTTTTGCTTCACGTTGGGGTCGCCCTCGCGGAACGTGCCCTCGACGTGCATGGCTTTGAGCTTGGATCGCAGGCGGATGACGGCCTGGGCATGGATCTGAGAAACGCGCGATTCCGAAACATCGAGCACGCTCTTGATCTCTTTGAGCGTCAGCCCTTCGAAGTAGTAAAGAGAGATCACCGTGCGTTCTTGCGGCGGCAGGCTGTCGACGGCAGTGGCGAGCGACCCTTTCATTTCGGTGGATTCAAGGAGGAACGTGGGATCGGGGCCGCCGTCCTTCAACGTGTCGACGAGCGCGACATCGTGACCGCGCTCGTTCGGCAAGAATTCTTCGAGCGACAACACGGAGGTGCTGCGCACCTTGAGCAGCAGCGAATGGTAGTCTTTCAGCGGAATGCCGAGCGCGGCCGCGACCTCGACATCGTCCGGCGCGCGCCCCATCCGCCCTTCGAGCTCCGCGAAGATCCTCTCCATCTCGCGCGCTTTTTGGCGCACCGCGCGCGGCACCCAGTCGAGCGCGCGAAGCGCATCGAGTATGGCACCGTTTATGCGTGTGATGGCGTACGTCTCGAACTTCACGCCGCGTGAATCGTCGTATTTGTTGATGGCGTCGATCAATCCCAGGATTCCTTCGTTGACGAGATCGTGGATCTCGACGTGCGAGGGCAGATTGATCGAGATGCGCCCGGCGACGTATTTGACGAGATGCAGATACTTATGGATGATCTCTTCGCGCGTCAGCGTCAGACCCGCGATCGTACATCGATCCCTGACCGGTGTGCGCGAGCTCATGTTTTCGACCGCCGGCCCAGATCGGTCGACCGCCGGTCCAAATCGGTCGCCCCATTGCGGTTTATGCGTTTGACATCCATGAGACGTGCGAGCGCTTCGCGCCGGAAGCGGTATTGACCGCCGGGCGTCTTGATCGCATCGACGAGCCCTTCGCGGGCCCAACGTCGAATAGCCGCCCTTGTCATATTGAGGGCACGCGCGACTTCGCCGGACGTCATCCAGTCCTTGGGTGGGATTCCGGCAAGACTTGCGCTACCGCGCCGTGCGCCTGCCATTGCGGCCT
It encodes the following:
- the ftsY gene encoding signal recognition particle-docking protein FtsY, whose amino-acid sequence is MQWLNSFRDGLEKTRNQLEGHWNSLIGRQLVDDAFWQEFEETMIGADFGVPTTEKILGQLKTAAQQRNLRVAADVVKVFKEDLGDYLRHPALAGMIETGRPHVVLVVGVNGSGKTTTIGKLAAKEHKRGKSVMLVAGDTFRAAAADQLEIWARRADAEIVRRAEGADPAAVIFDGLAAAKARGIDVVFIDTAGRLQTKHNLMEELKKMRRVIAREVAGAPHETLLVLDATTGQNALSQARLFHDATQVTGVVLTKLDGTAKGGIIVAVMDQVDIPIKYVGFGETVDQLSAFDPRSYVDALF
- a CDS encoding FliA/WhiG family RNA polymerase sigma factor, which codes for MSSRTPVRDRCTIAGLTLTREEIIHKYLHLVKYVAGRISINLPSHVEIHDLVNEGILGLIDAINKYDDSRGVKFETYAITRINGAILDALRALDWVPRAVRQKAREMERIFAELEGRMGRAPDDVEVAAALGIPLKDYHSLLLKVRSTSVLSLEEFLPNERGHDVALVDTLKDGGPDPTFLLESTEMKGSLATAVDSLPPQERTVISLYYFEGLTLKEIKSVLDVSESRVSQIHAQAVIRLRSKLKAMHVEGTFREGDPNVKQKYVRKKPQTAS
- a CDS encoding helix-turn-helix domain-containing protein — its product is MAGARRGSASLAGIPPKDWMTSGEVARALNMTRAAIRRWAREGLVDAIKTPGGQYRFRREALARLMDVKRINRNGATDLDRRSTDLGRRSKT